In one window of Desulfurobacterium indicum DNA:
- a CDS encoding 3-deoxy-D-manno-octulosonic acid transferase, giving the protein MRIGLFIYNLLYGVSLPVLLTVAKFTSKKRGGFSVKRRFFSFPSESQVEGRDIWIHCASIGEVNSARPLIEKLKDRAIVTTFTDYGADRALKLFPEIPVYVIPPDMKPFTDRFVKSLGVKKLLVYETEIWPSLLTSAIEQKVEVYFVSGKITESSFSLYKRLSLVLKEIFNSSVFLARSDKDAERAKELGFAKVKTVGDLKFDSVMKPKPVNVSIGNRFPIIVWGSTHEGEEVLAGKIHVKLKEEFPQILTIVAPRHVGRAESLLSLLPGKAVLRTQSKNVPSDTDFYIVDTVGELSSFYSLGDIAVIGGTFNEKVGGHNPLEPMVFGIPVVLGPYYSHFQGVISKIKECIIFSTHENLFDKISLLIKNDELRHRVGVCGKRVLEKERSVTERILKEVFV; this is encoded by the coding sequence ATGAGGATCGGCCTTTTTATTTACAATCTTCTCTACGGAGTTTCTCTGCCTGTCCTTTTAACAGTTGCAAAGTTTACGTCAAAAAAGCGCGGCGGTTTCTCTGTAAAAAGACGTTTTTTTTCATTCCCCTCTGAGTCACAGGTAGAAGGAAGAGATATCTGGATTCACTGTGCCAGTATTGGAGAGGTAAATTCTGCAAGACCGCTTATAGAAAAGTTAAAAGATAGAGCTATTGTTACGACTTTTACCGATTACGGTGCGGATAGGGCTTTAAAACTTTTTCCGGAAATTCCTGTTTATGTGATTCCTCCCGATATGAAGCCCTTTACGGATCGTTTTGTTAAAAGCCTGGGTGTGAAGAAGCTTCTTGTTTATGAAACGGAGATCTGGCCTTCCCTTCTGACTTCGGCTATTGAGCAGAAAGTAGAGGTCTATTTTGTCAGCGGTAAAATAACAGAAAGTAGTTTTTCTCTTTATAAAAGGTTATCTTTGGTTCTGAAAGAGATTTTTAACTCTTCCGTTTTTCTTGCCAGAAGTGACAAAGATGCAGAGAGGGCAAAAGAACTGGGATTTGCAAAGGTTAAGACGGTAGGTGACCTGAAATTTGACAGCGTGATGAAACCAAAACCTGTTAATGTCAGCATAGGTAACCGTTTCCCCATAATTGTTTGGGGGAGCACTCACGAGGGTGAAGAGGTGCTTGCTGGTAAAATCCATGTAAAGTTGAAAGAAGAGTTTCCACAAATTTTAACGATTGTTGCTCCTAGACACGTCGGCAGAGCGGAATCTTTGCTCTCTCTTCTGCCGGGAAAAGCTGTTTTAAGAACACAGTCAAAAAATGTTCCTTCAGATACAGATTTTTACATTGTGGATACCGTTGGTGAACTTTCATCTTTTTATAGTCTCGGAGATATTGCCGTTATAGGCGGAACATTCAACGAAAAAGTTGGTGGGCATAATCCTCTGGAACCTATGGTTTTTGGCATACCGGTTGTTTTAGGTCCCTATTACTCCCATTTCCAAGGAGTGATTTCAAAAATTAAAGAATGTATTATCTTTTCAACTCATGAAAATCTATTTGATAAAATTAGTCTGTTGATTAAAAATGACGAATTGAGACACCGTGTTGGAGTTTGCGGTAAGAGAGTTTTGGAGAAAGAAAGAAGTGTTACGGAAAGAATTTTGAAAGAGGTTTTTGTTTGA
- a CDS encoding 7-carboxy-7-deazaguanine synthase QueE: MKVYEIFSSVQGEGVDVGLVASFVRFAGCPLKCRYCDTQEARIGGTEFSHEEIIGELKNLGLSYVVVTGGEPLSQDGLPDFLFKLSSETWVKRIFVETSGFFYKADIFVKKVFVNISPKPPSMGMDFPLESLENFIVNFPDRVQVKFLILSEEDLIWILKIVRKYENYFSKKGIIFQPIGIPEKPYSESVKRAIDLVMREKTILFRFNVRVIPQIHKLVGIK; encoded by the coding sequence ATGAAAGTTTACGAGATATTTTCTTCTGTTCAGGGTGAAGGAGTTGATGTCGGGCTTGTTGCTTCCTTTGTTCGTTTTGCCGGTTGTCCCTTAAAGTGCAGGTATTGTGATACCCAGGAGGCAAGGATTGGAGGAACGGAGTTTTCTCATGAAGAGATAATCGGTGAGCTTAAAAATCTTGGTCTTTCGTATGTAGTTGTTACCGGTGGTGAACCTCTTTCTCAAGACGGCCTTCCCGATTTTCTCTTCAAACTTTCGTCCGAAACCTGGGTCAAAAGGATTTTTGTTGAGACGAGTGGATTCTTTTATAAAGCGGATATATTTGTTAAGAAAGTTTTTGTAAATATTTCTCCGAAGCCCCCTTCTATGGGAATGGATTTTCCTTTAGAATCTCTTGAGAATTTTATTGTTAACTTTCCCGATAGGGTGCAGGTTAAGTTTTTGATTCTTTCAGAAGAGGATCTTATTTGGATTCTTAAGATTGTAAGGAAATATGAGAATTATTTTTCTAAAAAAGGCATCATTTTTCAGCCGATAGGAATTCCGGAGAAGCCCTATTCTGAAAGTGTGAAAAGAGCTATAGACCTTGTTATGAGAGAAAAAACTATACTTTTCCGGTTTAACGTGAGGGTTATCCCTCAGATTCATAAATTAGTAGGAATAAAATGA
- a CDS encoding homoserine dehydrogenase: MDSVKVGIVGCGTVGSGVVKILLQNRDIIEERIGKKIELSMVADRDVEKVKKLGVPEKFIVNDGFKVVESEVDIVVELIGGTTVAKDIVKSALENGKHVVSANKALFASYGEELFSAAFENGVSIRFEASVGGGIPVIKALNEGLVANRIEKILGIINGTANFILTEMTTRGISFEEALKIAGEKGYAEADPSLDVDGIDAAHKIAILASIAYGGWVTINDVYVKGIRDITPLDIDFAHEFGYRIKLLAVAKPDNGKVEVRVHPAMLPEDHILSSVDGVFNACLIEGDFVGPTLYYGMGAGQRPTASAVVADIADIACGRGSSVPVSLLKRGAKIPVKRPGEFVSSFYIRFTAVDKPGVLAKISSILGKYNISIKMALQKSIALNGGVPVVMTTHEASFKTVKVAIAEIDKLDVIVKPTFLCMIEE; the protein is encoded by the coding sequence ATGGATTCAGTTAAGGTAGGTATTGTCGGATGCGGAACAGTCGGTTCGGGTGTGGTTAAAATACTTCTTCAGAATAGAGATATTATTGAGGAGAGGATAGGGAAGAAAATAGAGCTTTCAATGGTTGCCGATAGGGATGTTGAAAAGGTTAAAAAACTCGGCGTTCCGGAGAAATTTATTGTTAACGATGGATTTAAAGTTGTTGAGTCTGAAGTTGATATAGTTGTTGAGCTTATCGGTGGGACGACTGTTGCTAAAGACATCGTGAAATCTGCTCTTGAAAATGGAAAACATGTAGTCAGTGCCAATAAAGCCCTCTTTGCCTCTTACGGAGAAGAGCTTTTTTCAGCGGCTTTTGAAAATGGTGTTTCAATAAGGTTTGAGGCAAGCGTCGGCGGGGGTATTCCCGTTATAAAAGCTCTTAATGAAGGCCTTGTGGCAAACAGGATAGAGAAGATACTGGGAATTATAAATGGAACGGCCAATTTCATTCTTACAGAGATGACAACAAGGGGAATCTCTTTTGAGGAAGCGCTTAAAATCGCAGGAGAAAAAGGATATGCTGAAGCTGATCCTTCTCTTGATGTTGACGGTATAGACGCTGCTCATAAGATAGCCATTCTTGCGTCAATAGCTTACGGTGGTTGGGTAACTATAAATGATGTCTATGTTAAGGGAATAAGGGATATAACACCTCTTGATATAGATTTTGCTCATGAGTTTGGATACAGGATAAAACTTCTTGCAGTGGCAAAACCTGACAACGGCAAGGTAGAGGTAAGGGTTCATCCTGCCATGCTTCCCGAAGACCATATTCTCTCTTCGGTTGATGGAGTGTTTAATGCATGTCTTATAGAGGGAGATTTTGTGGGACCTACGCTCTACTACGGTATGGGAGCCGGTCAGAGACCGACTGCAAGTGCTGTTGTTGCCGACATAGCGGATATAGCCTGCGGAAGGGGGAGTAGCGTTCCGGTTTCTCTTTTAAAGAGAGGGGCAAAGATACCTGTTAAAAGGCCTGGAGAGTTTGTTTCAAGCTTTTATATAAGATTTACCGCCGTTGATAAGCCGGGTGTTCTTGCGAAAATTTCAAGTATCCTGGGGAAATACAATATAAGTATAAAGATGGCACTTCAGAAAAGCATAGCTTTAAACGGTGGCGTTCCTGTTGTTATGACAACTCATGAGGCTTCGTTTAAAACGGTTAAGGTGGCAATTGCTGAGATTGATAAACTTGACGTTATAGTGAAGCCCACATTCTTGTGTATGATAGAAGAGTAG
- a CDS encoding aminotransferase class I/II-fold pyridoxal phosphate-dependent enzyme, with translation MPNFQFARIDRLPPYVFAVVNDLKTKLRRAGEDIVDLGMGNPDLPTPKHIVDKLCEAAKNPRNHRYSQTKGLFKLREALALWYKRKYNVDLDPETEVITTIGSKEGLAHLALTLVNPGDVVMVPTPAYPIHPYSFIIAGGDVRSIPLLTDDGFDEDAFLESIIKAYKESWPRPKVLLLNFPHNPTTACVDIKFFEKIVDFARENNLLLIQDLAYSEISFDDYVPPSIFQVKGAKDVAVEFYSLSKTYSMAGWRVGFAAGNKDVIHALYRMKSYLDYGMFQPIQIAAIIALKGDQSCVEEYRKIYEKRRDVLVNGLNRIGWHVEKPKATMFVWAKIPEKFRSMGSLEFSKMLLLDGKVAVSPGIGFGEYGDEYVRFALVENELRIKQAVRGIKRAFEKYGLRNINV, from the coding sequence ATGCCGAACTTTCAGTTTGCACGTATTGACAGACTTCCCCCTTACGTTTTTGCTGTTGTTAATGATTTGAAAACGAAACTCAGGCGAGCGGGGGAAGATATTGTTGACCTTGGTATGGGAAATCCTGACCTTCCCACGCCAAAACATATTGTTGATAAACTGTGTGAGGCAGCGAAAAATCCGCGTAATCATAGATATTCTCAGACAAAAGGCCTGTTTAAGTTAAGGGAAGCACTTGCCCTTTGGTATAAAAGAAAGTATAACGTTGATCTTGATCCTGAAACAGAAGTTATAACAACAATAGGTTCAAAAGAGGGACTTGCACATCTTGCTCTGACACTTGTTAATCCCGGTGATGTTGTTATGGTTCCGACACCTGCGTATCCGATTCACCCTTACTCTTTTATAATAGCAGGGGGAGACGTAAGAAGTATTCCGCTGCTTACGGACGACGGATTTGATGAGGATGCTTTTCTTGAATCCATCATAAAGGCTTATAAGGAGAGCTGGCCAAGGCCGAAAGTTCTTCTTTTAAACTTTCCTCACAATCCGACAACGGCCTGTGTGGATATAAAATTTTTTGAAAAAATAGTTGATTTTGCAAGAGAGAATAACCTTTTACTTATTCAGGATCTTGCCTATTCTGAAATCTCTTTTGACGATTATGTTCCTCCGAGTATTTTTCAAGTTAAAGGTGCAAAAGATGTTGCAGTAGAGTTTTATTCTCTTTCAAAAACTTACTCCATGGCTGGCTGGAGGGTTGGCTTTGCAGCAGGTAACAAGGATGTTATTCATGCACTTTACAGAATGAAAAGCTATCTTGACTACGGTATGTTCCAGCCGATTCAGATTGCTGCTATTATTGCCCTTAAAGGGGATCAATCCTGCGTTGAAGAATACAGAAAAATATATGAAAAGAGAAGAGATGTTCTTGTTAACGGTTTAAACCGTATAGGGTGGCACGTTGAAAAACCCAAAGCTACTATGTTTGTATGGGCAAAGATTCCTGAAAAGTTTCGTTCCATGGGTTCTCTTGAGTTTTCAAAGATGCTTCTCCTTGACGGGAAGGTTGCAGTTTCTCCCGGTATAGGTTTTGGTGAATATGGGGACGAGTATGTTAGATTTGCACTTGTAGAGAATGAATTAAGAATCAAGCAAGCAGTTAGAGGTATTAAAAGAGCATTTGAAAAGTATGGACTCAGGAACATCAATGTTTAG
- a CDS encoding macro domain-containing protein has product MNNREVARLNWNGRDLVVVQGDITEEVVDAIVNPANSSLKHGGGVAGAIVRKGGKIIQEESNRIGYLPVGKAVFTTAGKLPCRFVIHTVGPVWGEGDEERKLRSAVDSVLEVASNLGLSSISIPAISTGIFGYPRREGVFVIVDEVLSWLLKNSQSSLKEIRFISIDEETVNLFKETVTDRKI; this is encoded by the coding sequence ATGAATAACAGAGAAGTTGCACGCTTAAACTGGAACGGTAGAGACCTTGTAGTTGTTCAGGGTGATATAACCGAAGAAGTTGTTGATGCTATTGTTAATCCAGCCAATTCTTCTCTCAAACACGGTGGAGGAGTTGCTGGCGCTATTGTTAGAAAAGGTGGAAAGATTATTCAGGAGGAGAGCAACAGAATCGGTTATCTTCCCGTTGGTAAGGCGGTGTTTACAACGGCGGGAAAACTTCCCTGCCGTTTTGTTATTCACACTGTCGGTCCTGTCTGGGGTGAAGGTGACGAGGAGAGAAAGCTGAGAAGTGCTGTTGATTCGGTTCTTGAAGTTGCTTCCAATCTTGGCCTTTCTTCTATTTCTATTCCTGCCATAAGCACTGGTATATTCGGTTATCCCAGGAGGGAAGGTGTGTTTGTTATAGTTGATGAGGTTTTAAGCTGGCTTTTGAAAAATTCTCAAAGTTCGTTGAAGGAGATAAGGTTTATTTCAATAGACGAAGAAACTGTAAATCTCTTTAAAGAAACGGTTACAGATAGAAAAATATAG
- a CDS encoding 16S rRNA (uracil(1498)-N(3))-methyltransferase, giving the protein MRRFKVDGIKGEVAYLRGQEARHVLKVLRLRPGDEIVVFDGSGKEYLAVIEASSTQSVRLKVLEEITINRESPLKTILYMGLTNRLQKFEFALQKATELGVTEIVPVICQRSAFGEKVKDWSGKLRRWNEIVLNASKQCGRAVIPPVKEPVRLSSISDNSDLKFVLWERGGKSLESFSDVTATSVSLLVGPEGGLDEKEVEFLRDKGFYVIHLGKRILRAETAAIVGLALVQYIWGDLK; this is encoded by the coding sequence ATGAGGAGATTTAAGGTTGATGGGATAAAAGGAGAGGTTGCTTATCTGAGAGGCCAGGAAGCGCGCCACGTGTTAAAGGTTTTAAGGCTTCGTCCCGGTGACGAAATTGTTGTGTTTGACGGAAGCGGAAAGGAGTATCTTGCCGTTATAGAGGCTTCATCTACACAATCTGTCAGACTTAAAGTTTTGGAAGAGATAACGATAAACAGAGAAAGCCCTTTGAAAACAATCCTTTATATGGGACTTACGAACAGACTTCAGAAGTTTGAATTTGCTCTTCAAAAAGCAACGGAACTCGGGGTTACCGAAATTGTGCCGGTAATATGTCAGCGCTCGGCTTTCGGCGAAAAGGTAAAAGACTGGAGCGGTAAACTGCGCCGCTGGAATGAGATTGTTCTGAATGCTTCAAAACAGTGTGGTCGTGCCGTTATCCCTCCAGTTAAAGAGCCTGTCAGGCTTTCTTCTATAAGTGATAATTCCGATTTGAAATTCGTTTTGTGGGAAAGAGGCGGAAAGAGTCTTGAAAGCTTTTCCGATGTGACTGCTACTTCGGTTTCCCTTCTTGTCGGTCCTGAAGGTGGTCTTGATGAAAAGGAGGTGGAGTTTTTAAGGGATAAAGGCTTTTACGTTATTCATTTAGGGAAGAGAATACTCAGAGCGGAGACGGCAGCCATTGTTGGGCTTGCCCTTGTCCAGTATATATGGGGAGATCTTAAGTAA
- a CDS encoding ATP-dependent Clp protease ATP-binding subunit, translating to MFEKFTKKARQIVIKAKEEAVTLRTPYLGTEHLLLVLLKEDEIVNQIISKYNISKIRIQEMVIHQIQPSPDEVDVNTIAFTTEARRALEQAVEEAKILGHAYVGPEHIFIGLAKERLGLAGRILRSYGLDHYTLRREVTAILKGILGKAKTSRKSNTPNLDKYGRDLTKLAEEGSLDPVIGRDKEIERVIHILARRRKNNPVLIGEPGVGKTAIVEGLAIRIAEGNVPEKLKDKRIVSLDMASLIAGTKYRGQFEERLKSVVKELENNKDVILFIDELHTLVGAGAAEGSMDASNILKPSLSRGEIQVIGATTLDEYRKYIEKDGALERRFQPVLVEEPSVEETVEILKGLKPKFEEFHNVTITDEAIERAVKLAVRYINDRKLPDKAIDIVDEAGAKAQLRMGTKPSDIKRIEERLQEIKALKEEALAMAEYEKAHEYKQEEMKLTSKLEELNKKWFVNRKSEKPVIDVLEIEEIVALWTGIPVNQLHEAEREKLLRLEAELHRRVVGQEKAVSAVARAIKRSRLGIRTNLNRPIGSFLFLGPTGVGKTELAKTLAEALFGDEKAMIRIDMSEYMEKHTVSRLIGAPPGYVGYEEGGQLTEIVRRKPYSVILLDEIEKAHPDVLNILLQIMEDGRLTDGLGRTVSFTNTILIMTSNLGAKHLVSAQKGMGFDTGTEEDMERKAFERMKSFVMDEVKRYFKPEFINRLDEIVVFHPLTREDVKEIVRKQVDRLNEELKERNLKIHVTSKFVNYIVDREFRKEYGARTIRRAIQSLIEDRLTDEILSGRFLEGGEVVFDITPKGKISVREKRRKAAAQMK from the coding sequence ATGTTTGAGAAGTTTACCAAAAAAGCAAGACAAATTGTAATAAAAGCTAAAGAAGAAGCTGTTACTCTCAGAACTCCGTATCTTGGAACAGAGCATTTATTGCTTGTTCTGCTTAAAGAAGATGAAATTGTAAATCAGATAATAAGTAAGTATAACATTTCAAAGATACGTATTCAGGAGATGGTTATACATCAGATTCAACCTTCTCCAGATGAAGTTGATGTAAATACAATTGCTTTTACCACTGAAGCAAGACGGGCATTAGAACAAGCGGTTGAAGAGGCTAAAATTTTGGGACATGCCTACGTCGGGCCTGAACATATTTTTATAGGTCTTGCTAAAGAGCGACTTGGGCTTGCAGGGAGGATTCTGAGGAGTTATGGACTGGATCATTATACTCTTCGCAGGGAAGTAACAGCTATATTGAAAGGGATTTTAGGAAAAGCTAAGACTTCAAGAAAGTCAAACACTCCAAATCTTGATAAATATGGAAGAGATCTGACAAAACTTGCAGAGGAAGGTTCCCTTGATCCTGTTATCGGTCGTGATAAAGAGATAGAAAGAGTTATTCACATTCTTGCAAGGAGACGTAAAAACAATCCAGTTTTAATAGGTGAACCCGGTGTTGGTAAAACTGCGATAGTTGAAGGACTGGCTATAAGAATTGCCGAAGGAAATGTCCCGGAAAAATTGAAAGATAAAAGAATTGTTTCTCTTGATATGGCTTCCCTTATTGCCGGGACGAAGTATAGAGGCCAGTTTGAAGAGAGATTAAAATCAGTTGTAAAGGAGCTTGAAAATAACAAAGATGTGATTTTGTTTATAGATGAACTTCATACTCTCGTCGGTGCCGGTGCTGCTGAAGGTTCAATGGATGCTTCTAACATTTTGAAGCCTTCTCTCTCAAGAGGGGAGATACAGGTTATAGGTGCAACTACGCTTGATGAATACAGGAAATATATAGAGAAAGACGGGGCTCTTGAGAGAAGATTCCAGCCTGTCTTAGTTGAAGAGCCTTCTGTGGAAGAAACTGTTGAGATTTTGAAAGGTCTAAAACCTAAGTTTGAAGAGTTCCACAACGTTACTATAACCGATGAGGCTATAGAGAGAGCTGTTAAACTAGCTGTTCGTTATATAAATGACAGAAAGCTTCCTGATAAAGCGATTGATATTGTTGATGAAGCGGGAGCCAAAGCTCAACTGAGAATGGGAACCAAGCCTTCAGATATCAAAAGAATAGAAGAGAGATTGCAGGAGATTAAAGCTCTTAAGGAAGAAGCACTTGCTATGGCAGAGTATGAGAAAGCTCACGAGTATAAGCAGGAAGAGATGAAGTTAACTTCAAAACTTGAGGAGCTGAATAAGAAATGGTTTGTTAACAGGAAGAGTGAAAAACCTGTTATTGATGTTCTTGAGATAGAGGAGATAGTGGCTCTTTGGACGGGAATTCCTGTTAACCAGCTACATGAGGCAGAAAGAGAAAAGTTGCTGAGATTAGAGGCAGAGCTTCACAGAAGAGTTGTAGGTCAGGAAAAGGCTGTAAGTGCCGTAGCACGTGCTATAAAGCGTTCAAGATTAGGTATCAGAACTAATTTGAACAGACCAATAGGATCTTTTCTGTTTCTCGGCCCGACAGGTGTTGGTAAGACGGAGCTTGCTAAAACACTTGCAGAGGCTCTTTTTGGTGATGAAAAAGCAATGATTAGAATAGATATGTCTGAGTATATGGAAAAGCATACGGTTTCCAGGCTTATCGGTGCGCCTCCTGGGTATGTTGGTTATGAAGAAGGAGGACAGCTTACAGAGATAGTTAGAAGAAAACCTTATAGTGTTATTCTTCTTGATGAAATCGAAAAGGCACATCCTGATGTTCTTAATATTCTGTTACAGATAATGGAAGACGGAAGGTTGACAGATGGTCTTGGAAGGACTGTTTCCTTTACAAACACGATACTGATAATGACATCAAACCTTGGCGCCAAACATCTTGTTTCGGCTCAGAAGGGTATGGGGTTTGATACTGGCACGGAAGAAGATATGGAAAGAAAAGCTTTTGAAAGAATGAAGTCTTTTGTGATGGATGAAGTAAAGAGATACTTCAAACCGGAATTTATAAACAGGCTTGATGAAATAGTGGTATTCCATCCTCTTACGAGAGAAGATGTTAAAGAGATTGTAAGAAAGCAGGTTGATAGGTTGAATGAGGAGTTAAAAGAAAGAAATCTCAAGATTCATGTAACAAGTAAATTTGTAAATTACATTGTAGATAGAGAATTCCGTAAAGAGTATGGTGCAAGAACTATAAGAAGAGCCATTCAGTCTCTGATAGAAGACAGGTTAACTGATGAAATTCTTTCTGGAAGATTCCTTGAAGGCGGAGAAGTTGTCTTTGACATTACGCCTAAAGGGAAGATCAGTGTTAGAGAGAAGAGGAGAAAGGCAGCTGCGCAGATGAAATAA
- a CDS encoding ABC transporter ATP-binding protein encodes MILVEVKNLKKIYRTESDTVEALKGINLVLNKGEFALIMGASGSGKSTLLHVLGTLDRPTSGKVFYKGKDLFSMNEKKLALFRNKNLGFVFQFHYLIMEFTLIENVMAPLLIAGVDVDEAREKAVDMLKKVGLGHRLTHKPFEISGGEQQRTAIARALVNSPELVLADEPTGNLDSKTSESVLSLMAELNRETETTFFIATHNRELEKFADRIYFIKDGIINI; translated from the coding sequence ATGATTTTGGTAGAAGTTAAAAATTTGAAGAAGATATACAGAACGGAAAGTGATACCGTTGAAGCTTTAAAGGGAATAAACCTTGTTTTGAATAAAGGGGAATTTGCTCTGATAATGGGAGCTTCAGGTTCAGGTAAAAGCACTTTGCTACATGTTCTTGGAACTCTTGACAGACCGACATCGGGAAAGGTTTTTTATAAAGGGAAGGATCTGTTTTCAATGAATGAAAAAAAGCTGGCACTTTTTAGGAATAAAAATCTGGGTTTTGTTTTTCAGTTTCACTATTTAATTATGGAGTTTACCCTGATTGAAAATGTTATGGCACCTCTTTTAATAGCTGGAGTAGATGTTGATGAGGCAAGAGAAAAGGCAGTTGACATGTTGAAAAAGGTAGGATTGGGGCATAGATTAACTCATAAACCGTTTGAGATATCCGGTGGTGAACAGCAGCGAACGGCAATTGCCCGTGCACTTGTTAATTCCCCTGAGCTTGTTCTCGCTGATGAACCAACAGGAAATCTTGACTCTAAGACTTCAGAATCCGTTCTTTCCCTTATGGCAGAACTTAACAGAGAGACTGAGACTACCTTCTTTATTGCCACGCATAACCGTGAACTGGAAAAGTTTGCCGACAGGATATACTTTATAAAAGACGGCATTATTAATATTTAA